The following are from one region of the Bacteroidota bacterium genome:
- a CDS encoding SpoIIE family protein phosphatase — MKFRFSIGRKILLGFGVLIFLVLIAFLLTLITIFRSREINDKIAKTYTPSIIALQEMKLLITNSELLVTNWINVPGSSEDKPKLKLLITDDYSEKRSNITKLYSGWTPDNKKNADSIFIYCDQLWLMVRNVMDDLSSVPRYNDPSFFLPNQSMVLDNDGAIRVRIKIIKGKLDGLIKSQYAAADDKRQEMLESFQTLQLVVIVLLIILPLGGLFIALLTARTITKPVHYLKGILHSMARGILPADKIRNRNDEIGEMSVALNSLVDSMKLTTEFANEVGSGNFESYYRPLSEEDALGKALLKMRSDLRENERVLEAKVVERTEEVVRQKEEIEIQNQKLEILYKHITDSIRYAKRLQDAILPPPVVVNRLLPDSFILFKPKDIVSGDFYWMYEKGNRIYVAAVDCTGHGVPGAFMSIVGNNMLNQIVKEHADLNAGQLLDEMNLLAGKTINQSSEEGAVRDGMDMTLCIYEPKKRFIQMAGANNSLYLYRNSALMEYRADKMPIGYLEGNSRKFTNQSIQLEKGDTVYLFSDGYADQFGGPKGKKFMVGQFRNFLTQIHNLPMSDQLYTLDSTIEHWRGNLEQVDDILVIGFRVN, encoded by the coding sequence ATGAAATTTCGTTTTTCGATAGGCCGCAAAATCCTCCTTGGTTTCGGTGTGCTCATTTTTCTCGTCCTTATCGCATTCCTTCTTACGCTCATTACTATTTTCCGCAGCCGCGAGATCAATGATAAGATCGCCAAAACCTACACGCCTTCCATTATTGCATTGCAGGAAATGAAACTGCTCATCACGAATTCAGAATTATTAGTCACCAACTGGATCAATGTTCCCGGTAGCAGCGAGGATAAACCTAAACTGAAATTACTCATCACTGACGATTATAGCGAGAAGCGCAGCAACATCACAAAACTTTACAGTGGGTGGACACCTGACAATAAAAAAAATGCAGATTCCATTTTCATTTATTGCGATCAATTGTGGCTCATGGTGAGAAATGTGATGGATGATCTTTCCTCAGTGCCGCGATACAATGATCCTTCATTCTTCTTGCCGAATCAATCGATGGTGCTTGATAATGACGGAGCCATTCGTGTTCGCATCAAGATCATCAAAGGAAAACTAGACGGACTTATCAAATCACAATATGCAGCTGCAGATGACAAGCGGCAGGAAATGCTGGAATCTTTCCAGACACTTCAATTGGTGGTGATCGTGTTGCTCATCATTTTACCATTGGGCGGATTATTCATCGCTTTACTTACTGCACGCACGATCACAAAACCCGTGCATTACCTCAAAGGAATTCTTCATTCCATGGCACGCGGAATTCTTCCCGCCGATAAGATCAGGAACAGGAATGATGAGATCGGAGAAATGTCGGTTGCGCTGAACAGTCTGGTCGATTCCATGAAACTCACAACGGAATTTGCGAACGAAGTGGGTTCCGGCAATTTCGAATCGTACTATCGACCGCTTTCCGAAGAAGATGCATTGGGAAAAGCATTGCTGAAAATGAGATCGGATCTGCGCGAGAACGAGCGCGTACTCGAAGCAAAAGTTGTAGAGCGGACGGAAGAAGTGGTCAGGCAAAAAGAAGAAATTGAAATTCAGAATCAGAAACTCGAGATACTTTACAAACATATCACAGACAGTATCCGTTATGCGAAAAGATTGCAGGATGCCATTCTTCCTCCTCCGGTGGTTGTGAATCGGCTTCTTCCTGATTCGTTTATTTTATTCAAACCGAAAGATATTGTCAGCGGTGATTTTTATTGGATGTATGAAAAAGGAAATAGGATCTATGTAGCGGCAGTTGACTGTACCGGCCACGGTGTTCCGGGTGCATTCATGAGTATCGTCGGAAATAATATGCTCAACCAGATCGTGAAAGAGCATGCTGATCTCAATGCGGGACAACTCCTCGATGAAATGAATCTTCTTGCAGGAAAAACTATAAACCAGAGTTCTGAAGAAGGTGCTGTGCGCGATGGAATGGATATGACGCTTTGCATTTACGAGCCGAAAAAACGTTTCATACAAATGGCTGGTGCGAATAATTCATTGTACCTGTATCGCAATAGTGCACTAATGGAATATCGTGCCGATAAAATGCCTATCGGGTATCTCGAAGGAAATTCCAGGAAGTTTACCAATCAGTCCATTCAACTCGAAAAAGGAGATACGGTCTATTTGTTTTCAGATGGCTATGCCGATCAGTTCGGCGGACCTAAAGGAAAAAAATTCATGGTGGGCCAGTTCCGGAATTTTCTTACGCAGATCCATAATTTACCGATGTCCGATCAGCTTTACACGCTCGATTCTACCATCGAGCACTGGAGAGGAAACCTGGAGCAGGTGGATGATATTCTTGTCATCGGTTTCAGAGTGAATTAA
- a CDS encoding gliding motility-associated C-terminal domain-containing protein: MQRTLQTIFVFFFFIFCYAEVRGNNVQPVNDSVNNARDLGTLSPPGLCPNNPDGNCDSILGTTNGATFNPQHFTVMHCFPAPSPDVWYRFRATGSYVYVEVDGLAGFNNFFVKIHFSEGSPISLLPQQCVTSSGNTIITSFPTPTVNGEYFLEIGGDTPTNTGDFKLKYKAFNDCSGCVKKAEVNFYPPPVFGMYNPGDTVRMCVKVDKWESLTTSYLHSIVPEFGPDWDLATLTPVQIPVTAGTQGQWHWFTNINTPAGNADGFFFDRNNDGNPSNNAGDNGNILSTWTGCWKVRVVAPCNSSDLGVQIHLYSDDETGNGNPISICWPYDVLEVNTASSCCIAPNTQITTNGVCNSATSTVTVTPSIINISDTFQYSLLNAMNQVLQQSGSITGSYSFSGLTQGQYFINSIDVTNSNCASYISIVIAPPIITNTFQSATGCGSGTGAAQVNILNPGAPPYTYNWIGVPAVNQLDSLAFNLPDGWAFVQVTDTTGCSVMDSVFITSESYPDASFTYGGTPYCVNTDTIHVSAGPASPSGVFSLLSPTGAGIIVNPNNGDIFLNNTTFGTPFYVYVIYAINSVCSTYAMDSVLIVAVPPAPTAVSPGIQSICTGDPVPSIVVSTPLNLFPVGYDNQTALYWSGNTYTPPSSSLIPGTNLYVVVSTYFPVANCTSSATIFIINVNSPPVITSSADTTACQSDTVYLSALGCTGCTWNWNPTPSSGNSTAQSTFTSVNSTTTYTVTATDLNGCSGSALTTINVDATSLCELNIYSGFTPNGDGINDTWIIDGADKVNCNVRIFNRWGNEVWFNSHYDNTQNVWKGQDKQGHNLPDGTYYYIISIGDHTSHGWVELSGQK; the protein is encoded by the coding sequence ATGCAGCGAACGCTACAAACTATTTTCGTTTTCTTTTTTTTCATCTTTTGTTACGCAGAAGTGAGAGGAAATAATGTTCAGCCCGTTAACGATAGTGTCAATAACGCTCGCGATCTTGGAACACTTTCTCCTCCGGGATTATGCCCGAATAATCCCGATGGTAATTGCGATTCTATATTGGGAACTACCAATGGTGCGACTTTCAATCCGCAACATTTCACGGTGATGCATTGTTTTCCGGCTCCTTCGCCCGATGTGTGGTATCGTTTTCGCGCAACAGGTTCGTACGTTTATGTGGAAGTGGATGGCCTGGCAGGATTCAATAATTTTTTTGTGAAGATTCATTTCAGTGAAGGAAGCCCGATCAGTTTGTTACCTCAGCAATGTGTTACTTCATCTGGCAATACGATCATCACTTCTTTTCCAACGCCTACCGTGAATGGAGAATATTTTCTCGAGATAGGTGGCGACACACCGACGAATACCGGCGATTTTAAATTAAAATATAAAGCATTCAATGACTGTTCAGGCTGCGTGAAAAAAGCGGAAGTAAATTTTTACCCGCCACCTGTTTTCGGAATGTATAATCCCGGCGATACAGTTCGTATGTGTGTGAAGGTTGATAAATGGGAATCACTCACAACTTCTTACCTGCATTCCATCGTACCGGAATTTGGTCCGGATTGGGATTTGGCAACACTTACGCCTGTTCAAATTCCTGTTACTGCAGGAACACAAGGGCAGTGGCATTGGTTCACAAATATTAATACACCTGCAGGAAATGCAGATGGATTTTTCTTCGATCGTAATAATGATGGTAATCCATCGAATAATGCCGGTGATAACGGGAATATTTTATCGACGTGGACCGGATGCTGGAAAGTGAGAGTTGTTGCTCCGTGCAATTCATCCGATCTTGGAGTTCAGATTCATCTCTACAGCGACGATGAAACCGGGAATGGAAATCCGATCTCCATTTGTTGGCCGTATGATGTTCTCGAAGTGAATACTGCTTCTTCCTGTTGCATTGCGCCAAATACACAGATCACAACTAACGGAGTTTGCAATTCGGCAACTTCAACAGTAACGGTTACTCCATCCATCATAAATATTTCTGATACTTTTCAGTATTCTTTACTTAATGCAATGAACCAGGTTCTGCAACAATCCGGATCAATTACAGGCAGCTATTCATTTTCCGGACTCACGCAGGGACAATATTTTATTAATTCAATTGACGTTACTAATTCGAATTGTGCTTCTTATATTTCTATTGTTATAGCTCCACCGATAATTACAAATACATTTCAGAGTGCAACAGGATGCGGATCTGGAACCGGAGCTGCACAAGTGAATATTTTAAATCCAGGTGCTCCGCCTTACACTTATAACTGGATAGGAGTTCCTGCTGTTAATCAATTAGATTCTCTTGCATTTAATCTTCCGGACGGATGGGCTTTTGTCCAGGTCACCGATACAACCGGATGCAGTGTAATGGATTCCGTTTTCATCACTTCAGAATCTTATCCCGATGCAAGTTTCACTTATGGAGGAACTCCCTACTGTGTGAATACAGATACGATTCATGTTAGTGCAGGGCCAGCTTCTCCTTCCGGTGTATTCTCATTGTTGTCTCCAACCGGTGCGGGAATTATAGTTAATCCGAACAACGGAGATATATTTCTGAATAATACAACATTCGGAACTCCATTTTATGTTTATGTTATTTATGCCATAAACAGCGTTTGCTCAACTTACGCAATGGATTCAGTATTGATAGTTGCTGTTCCTCCCGCGCCTACTGCTGTTAGTCCGGGAATTCAATCTATTTGCACAGGAGATCCTGTTCCTTCAATTGTTGTTTCAACTCCTTTAAATCTTTTTCCTGTCGGTTACGACAATCAAACGGCACTTTATTGGTCCGGAAATACTTACACACCACCATCTTCATCTCTGATTCCAGGAACTAATTTGTATGTAGTTGTTTCTACTTATTTCCCTGTTGCAAATTGTACAAGCAGTGCAACTATTTTTATTATCAATGTGAATTCTCCACCGGTAATTACAAGTTCTGCAGATACTACAGCTTGTCAATCGGATACAGTTTATCTTTCTGCATTGGGCTGTACGGGCTGTACGTGGAATTGGAATCCTACTCCGTCGTCCGGAAATTCAACTGCCCAGAGTACTTTTACTTCTGTGAATTCTACGACTACTTATACTGTTACTGCTACAGATTTGAACGGATGTTCAGGATCGGCTTTAACAACGATCAACGTGGATGCAACTTCTCTTTGCGAACTGAATATTTATTCCGGATTTACACCGAACGGTGATGGAATAAATGATACCTGGATAATTGATGGAGCTGATAAAGTGAATTGTAACGTAAGAATTTTTAATCGATGGGGAAATGAAGTTTGGTTTAATTCGCATTATGACAATACTCAAAATGTCTGGAAAGGACAGGACAAACAAGGTCACAACCTTCCGGATGGAACTTACTATTATATAATTTCCATCGGTGATCACACCTCTCACGGATGGGTAGAATTAAGTGGACAAAAATAA
- a CDS encoding tail fiber domain-containing protein: protein MFGYNHGGVLYAYHGINSSNDWFLTFPSNGYMPLYAKSSNGYVGINNSNPLANLDVTGTAKISSLAGPGVVIADPAGNLSVTAGSAATGSGITNYTARWITPSTLGTGALTDWGSNVGIGIGVASPNYTLSLPSNAFVGVNPATVLGNGGDLTIKGGDAFGLNQASGRLFFRAGASTGDAGGTGASVITFYTSPGGAASSSANPLASVMNITDDGRVTVSRNYASTTTSHFWGETSTETYAVNGTNNSTTGGVGVYGVSNGGAGSTTYGIYGNASGGGTNWAGYFGAGNVYMQNNLGIGQSSPSSPVDIFSSTSSFPTIHMDAPTPGIKFDEAGVYKGFIESTGNDFYFENTTATGKVQIGTNFTPRLTILASGYVGIGNMLPGYKFEVDEGTAQYTSLLTNTFSGNSDHYGVYGKSVNNPGYGYGVYGEGGYMGVYGLASSTSYVGTGYGVFGSATGTAGTGSRYGVYGTASGGSTNYGVYCNGNGGYTGTWLNVSDEKFKENIQPMTGALNKVMLLKPVTYTMKRDEYKSMNFSSGTQVGLIAQDLEKVFPELVAQSSAPGDIDPNTGKPAIIDYKGVNYIGLTPILVEAIQEQQLIIDSVKADNAAIKAQLNSGSSSSASSCNGNIVTDNNGSAIVQLPAGFENANSDFRYQLTIVGSDFAQAVVYEKISNNKFVIHTDKPGIEVSWQVNATPKTK, encoded by the coding sequence ATGTTCGGTTATAATCATGGAGGTGTTCTTTATGCTTATCATGGAATAAATAGTTCCAATGACTGGTTCCTTACTTTTCCGTCAAATGGATATATGCCTCTTTATGCAAAAAGTTCAAATGGATATGTTGGAATAAATAATTCAAATCCCCTTGCTAACCTTGATGTAACAGGTACTGCGAAAATTTCAAGCCTTGCCGGGCCAGGTGTTGTAATTGCTGATCCTGCAGGAAATCTCTCTGTTACTGCGGGTTCAGCTGCGACGGGAAGTGGGATTACCAATTACACAGCTCGATGGATCACGCCATCAACTCTCGGAACAGGTGCGCTCACTGACTGGGGAAGCAATGTTGGTATTGGAATAGGTGTTGCGTCCCCAAATTATACTTTGTCACTTCCGTCAAATGCATTTGTTGGCGTTAATCCCGCAACTGTTTTAGGAAATGGCGGAGATCTCACAATAAAAGGCGGCGATGCTTTCGGCCTCAATCAAGCTTCAGGAAGACTTTTCTTCCGGGCTGGTGCTTCAACTGGAGATGCTGGAGGAACCGGTGCGTCAGTAATAACATTTTATACTTCACCGGGTGGAGCTGCATCTTCTTCGGCGAATCCACTTGCATCGGTTATGAATATTACCGATGACGGGCGCGTTACAGTTTCAAGGAATTATGCGAGTACAACGACGTCACATTTCTGGGGCGAAACAAGCACAGAGACGTATGCCGTTAATGGTACAAATAATTCTACAACAGGTGGTGTTGGTGTTTATGGCGTTTCTAATGGCGGTGCTGGATCAACAACTTATGGAATTTATGGAAATGCAAGTGGTGGTGGAACTAACTGGGCAGGATATTTCGGCGCCGGTAATGTTTATATGCAGAATAATCTGGGTATTGGTCAATCTTCACCGTCTTCTCCTGTAGATATTTTCTCTTCAACTTCAAGTTTTCCCACTATCCACATGGATGCTCCTACTCCGGGAATCAAATTCGATGAAGCAGGTGTGTATAAAGGCTTCATTGAATCGACTGGTAACGACTTCTATTTTGAAAATACAACAGCAACAGGTAAAGTTCAGATCGGTACCAACTTTACTCCAAGGTTAACAATACTTGCGAGTGGTTATGTCGGTATCGGAAACATGCTACCAGGTTATAAGTTTGAAGTAGACGAGGGCACCGCACAATACACCTCTCTTCTTACAAATACTTTTTCTGGTAATTCTGATCATTATGGAGTTTATGGGAAATCAGTAAACAATCCTGGTTATGGTTATGGTGTTTATGGAGAGGGTGGATATATGGGAGTTTATGGTTTGGCTAGCTCAACTTCATATGTTGGAACTGGTTATGGAGTATTTGGAAGTGCAACGGGTACCGCTGGTACTGGATCAAGGTATGGTGTTTACGGAACTGCGTCAGGAGGTTCAACAAATTACGGCGTCTATTGTAACGGTAACGGAGGTTACACCGGAACATGGCTGAACGTTTCCGATGAAAAATTCAAAGAGAACATTCAACCGATGACCGGTGCGCTGAATAAAGTAATGTTGCTGAAACCGGTTACTTACACAATGAAGCGAGATGAATATAAATCAATGAATTTTTCTTCAGGTACACAAGTAGGACTCATTGCCCAGGATCTTGAAAAAGTTTTCCCTGAATTGGTTGCTCAAAGTTCAGCTCCCGGAGATATTGATCCTAATACCGGAAAACCAGCGATCATAGATTACAAAGGAGTTAATTATATAGGCCTTACTCCGATTCTCGTCGAAGCGATTCAGGAACAACAATTGATCATAGATTCGGTTAAAGCGGATAATGCTGCTATCAAAGCGCAGTTGAATTCAGGAAGTTCTTCTTCCGCTTCGTCCTGCAACGGAAATATTGTTACCGATAACAATGGTAGTGCTATAGTACAACTCCCTGCCGGATTCGAAAATGCCAATTCAGATTTCCGTTATCAGCTTACGATCGTCGGATCCGATTTCGCACAGGCGGTTGTCTACGAAAAGATCAGCAATAACAAATTCGTGATTCATACCGATAAACCCGGCATCGAAGTAAGCTGGCAAGTCAATGCAACACCGAAAACAAAATAA
- a CDS encoding gliding motility-associated C-terminal domain-containing protein, protein MKINFQNGIFILLIALMCRPAVLSAQIGSLSPVLVGSAGSFYQSSSMSLSSSTGEVIVHTASAPTIILTQGFQQPGANSALALTATIAVTNACTNENNGAAFITAAGGTGPYSYAWSVNPLDSGTTTDSIAPGNYSVTITDASGLTFIQPFTVVSSGLACEITVYSGVSANGDGHNDTWIIDNVDAFQPNEVFIYSRWGILVWKGENYDNANVVWKGKDSSNDDLPDGTYYYVIRIGSDALKGWVELSH, encoded by the coding sequence ATGAAAATTAATTTTCAAAACGGAATTTTTATTCTGCTCATCGCTTTGATGTGCCGGCCTGCAGTTTTATCGGCACAGATCGGCTCGCTTTCTCCTGTGCTCGTCGGTTCCGCCGGAAGTTTTTATCAATCTTCTTCTATGTCACTTTCTTCTTCCACCGGCGAAGTCATCGTTCATACCGCATCGGCGCCTACAATTATTCTCACGCAGGGATTTCAACAGCCGGGCGCAAATTCTGCTCTCGCGCTTACGGCTACAATTGCTGTGACCAATGCGTGCACCAATGAAAATAACGGTGCGGCATTCATCACTGCTGCGGGCGGTACAGGACCTTATTCTTATGCATGGTCGGTGAATCCACTCGATTCAGGAACTACAACCGATAGCATTGCCCCGGGAAATTATTCTGTTACTATAACCGATGCAAGCGGCCTCACCTTTATTCAGCCATTTACTGTGGTGAGTTCCGGACTCGCTTGCGAGATCACTGTTTATTCCGGTGTTTCTGCCAATGGCGACGGGCACAATGATACATGGATCATCGATAATGTAGATGCTTTTCAGCCCAATGAAGTTTTCATTTACAGCAGGTGGGGTATCCTCGTCTGGAAAGGTGAGAATTATGACAATGCAAATGTGGTATGGAAAGGTAAAGACAGTTCGAATGATGATCTTCCCGACGGAACTTATTACTACGTGATCCGCATCGGGAGCGATGCGCTCAAAGGTTGGGTAGAACTTTCACATTGA
- a CDS encoding type IX secretion system membrane protein PorP/SprF: protein MKKYFYLLLFSSGIFSGAKIFAQQDPQFSQYMFNPLSVNPAYAGSRGMLNGAIVYRNQWTGFDGAPVTQVLAINAPSRKGKVGLGIEFVNDKLGPKNTTGAYLDYAYRVHLGKGKLAFGLGAGLLDYKVNWAKVEYKDQSDPYAGIGTTNITHPDFKFGMYFNNKNFYCGLSFTHINREAYTVVKDSLTFSSVTSLHKFFTIGRAFRINDNLLFSPSLVIRSVGGIHEGSADINLNFRFKEIFWAGLSVRTEQSLVFIFQYNITNHIKLGYSYDMTMSKLRTYQSGTHEIVLGFDLNLFQSQVMSPRFF from the coding sequence ATGAAAAAATATTTTTACTTGCTGCTTTTTTCTTCCGGAATTTTTTCCGGCGCAAAAATATTTGCACAACAGGATCCGCAATTCAGCCAGTACATGTTCAACCCGCTCTCGGTGAATCCTGCTTATGCGGGAAGCCGTGGAATGCTGAACGGCGCAATCGTTTATCGCAACCAATGGACCGGATTTGACGGTGCACCCGTTACACAAGTGCTCGCCATTAATGCTCCTTCAAGAAAAGGTAAAGTGGGATTAGGAATTGAATTCGTCAATGATAAACTCGGACCGAAAAATACCACGGGTGCTTATCTCGATTATGCTTATCGCGTTCATCTGGGAAAAGGAAAACTTGCTTTCGGACTCGGCGCCGGATTACTCGATTATAAAGTGAACTGGGCAAAAGTGGAATACAAAGACCAGAGTGATCCGTATGCCGGAATTGGTACTACCAATATCACTCATCCCGATTTTAAATTCGGAATGTATTTCAATAATAAGAATTTTTATTGCGGACTTTCTTTCACACACATCAATCGCGAAGCTTACACGGTGGTAAAAGACAGTCTCACTTTTTCTTCCGTTACTTCGCTTCACAAATTTTTCACGATTGGCCGCGCGTTCAGGATCAATGATAATCTTCTTTTCAGTCCCTCACTGGTTATTCGCAGCGTAGGAGGAATTCACGAGGGAAGTGCCGACATCAATCTCAATTTCAGATTCAAAGAAATTTTCTGGGCAGGATTATCGGTTCGAACGGAACAAAGTCTTGTTTTCATTTTCCAGTACAATATCACCAATCATATTAAACTCGGTTATTCGTATGATATGACCATGAGTAAACTGCGGACCTACCAGTCCGGCACGCATGAGATCGTTCTTGGTTTCGATCTCAATCTCTTCCAGTCCCAGGTCATGTCGCCTCGTTTCTTTTAA
- a CDS encoding OmpA family protein: MFSKFIKLILIITLTGVIPLSAQINRGENYYSTGEFARAIPFFERGLKKKSDADAMEHLANCYRITKNYQKAEEWYAKTVAANPNCNPVVFYYYSLMLRNNGKTDEAKTQLQVFIGKDPNDPNAQAQVKALDNMQVWLSQSPIYAVHNVASLNSETSDISPAIFKDGLLFASDRGQTDELNGENEPSSGRAYYAIYFSKKKNDNDDSAVYAKPDKLSRTINKDFHNGPVAVTPDGTEMAFNRVDHKILMKQKHFVNRPKIFFSTLKGNHWSTPEEFEYNSDAYSCAHPFLSADGKTLFFSSDMPGGAGGMDIWFCKKDGDHWGKPENAGTEINSPGNEVFPSLRKDGMLFFSSDGIPGLGGLDIFSASFENGKWTNVTNQGAPLNGATDDFGVVFNEEGSRGYFSSNRPGGKGDDDVYSFKVTSKFINIRGHLLSSKISTDLLPNTKVDLLTKDGKVVKSTTTDAHGNFVFENLNADGSYLVRLDENDPGINSRPKYYMSDENGNLIRVTVLDEVGGKFTFQNLPSDPNQPPQLIADDEYLTIAGNLLTDGDPPQPLANKKVELKDDQGNVMQTTTTNEFGAFAFTHIPPDQSYIVMMDTTDAKLSANSRIIITNKSGKQLMSTTPDSHGKVEFRILKEDQATLTAMSVQDVDLRMDMRGTLVGADQNSTPLTNTEITVLDDKGQVVQTVKTDDHGKFNFINLPADKAFIVQVQNISDPGLISFGKIYIKNENGIVVKVLKIGSGGRFEFRILPLDKSSLGTVYVDDPWLQVLQMKSKANKDSLLIIENIYYNYNDWHILPAAEITLEKVATVMKRDPGITIEISSHTDSRGSDKANLDLSQKRAQAVVDYLVKSGIDKKRLVAIGYGESKLLNRCSNGIDCTEEEHAKNRRTEFKINKK; encoded by the coding sequence ATGTTCAGTAAATTCATAAAATTAATTCTCATCATAACCCTTACAGGCGTGATCCCGCTCTCCGCACAGATCAATCGCGGTGAAAATTATTATTCTACCGGGGAGTTCGCACGTGCTATTCCTTTTTTTGAACGCGGGCTGAAGAAAAAATCAGATGCAGATGCGATGGAGCATCTTGCGAATTGTTACCGCATCACAAAAAATTATCAGAAAGCAGAAGAGTGGTATGCAAAAACAGTTGCGGCTAATCCCAATTGCAACCCGGTTGTGTTTTATTACTACTCGCTTATGCTGCGAAACAACGGGAAAACCGACGAAGCTAAAACTCAACTTCAGGTTTTCATTGGCAAAGATCCCAATGATCCCAACGCGCAGGCGCAGGTAAAGGCACTCGACAACATGCAGGTGTGGCTCAGCCAATCGCCGATCTATGCCGTTCACAATGTTGCTTCACTCAATTCCGAAACGTCAGATATTTCACCTGCTATTTTCAAAGACGGATTACTTTTTGCTTCCGATCGCGGACAAACAGATGAACTCAACGGCGAGAACGAACCTTCTTCCGGCAGGGCCTATTACGCCATTTATTTTTCAAAAAAGAAAAACGACAATGACGATTCTGCAGTTTATGCAAAACCCGATAAACTTTCACGCACCATCAATAAAGATTTTCATAACGGGCCTGTTGCAGTAACGCCCGACGGAACTGAAATGGCTTTCAATCGGGTCGATCACAAAATTCTGATGAAGCAAAAACATTTTGTCAATCGCCCGAAAATTTTCTTCTCTACGCTCAAAGGAAATCATTGGTCAACACCCGAAGAATTTGAATACAACAGTGACGCTTATTCCTGCGCACATCCTTTTCTTTCCGCTGACGGAAAAACACTTTTCTTTTCTTCCGACATGCCGGGCGGCGCCGGCGGAATGGATATCTGGTTTTGCAAAAAGGACGGCGACCATTGGGGAAAACCGGAAAATGCAGGAACAGAGATCAACTCACCGGGCAATGAAGTTTTTCCTTCACTCCGGAAAGACGGAATGCTTTTTTTTAGCTCCGACGGAATTCCGGGCCTCGGCGGACTCGATATTTTTTCTGCGTCGTTCGAAAATGGGAAATGGACAAACGTTACTAATCAGGGTGCGCCGTTGAATGGAGCTACCGATGATTTCGGCGTCGTGTTCAATGAGGAAGGAAGCCGCGGATATTTTTCTTCCAATCGCCCCGGTGGTAAAGGTGATGATGATGTGTATAGTTTTAAAGTCACCAGCAAATTCATCAACATACGCGGACATCTTCTGTCAAGTAAAATTTCTACCGATCTTCTTCCCAATACAAAAGTGGATCTGCTCACTAAAGACGGGAAAGTAGTGAAGAGTACGACCACCGATGCGCACGGAAATTTTGTATTTGAAAATCTTAATGCCGATGGATCGTACCTCGTTCGCCTCGATGAAAATGATCCGGGAATAAATTCCAGACCGAAATATTATATGAGCGATGAGAATGGAAATCTCATTCGCGTTACAGTGCTCGATGAAGTGGGAGGAAAATTTACTTTCCAGAATCTTCCTTCCGATCCGAATCAACCACCGCAACTCATCGCAGATGATGAATACCTTACCATTGCCGGAAATTTACTCACTGATGGAGATCCTCCGCAGCCACTCGCAAATAAAAAAGTAGAATTGAAAGACGACCAGGGAAATGTGATGCAGACCACCACTACGAATGAATTCGGCGCATTTGCATTCACACACATTCCTCCTGATCAATCATACATCGTGATGATGGACACCACCGATGCAAAACTTTCTGCCAATTCGCGCATCATCATCACCAACAAAAGCGGAAAACAATTGATGTCCACCACTCCCGACTCACACGGAAAAGTGGAATTCAGAATTCTCAAGGAAGATCAGGCAACACTCACAGCCATGAGCGTGCAGGATGTGGACCTGCGGATGGACATGCGCGGTACGCTCGTAGGCGCGGATCAGAATTCAACACCGCTTACCAATACGGAGATCACGGTGCTCGACGATAAAGGACAGGTAGTTCAAACAGTGAAGACAGATGATCACGGAAAATTTAATTTCATTAATCTTCCTGCCGATAAGGCGTTCATTGTGCAGGTGCAAAATATAAGTGATCCCGGCCTCATCAGCTTCGGAAAAATTTATATCAAGAATGAAAATGGGATCGTGGTTAAAGTTTTAAAGATCGGAAGCGGTGGCCGTTTTGAATTCCGTATTCTCCCGCTCGACAAATCTTCGCTCGGAACCGTTTACGTGGATGATCCGTGGCTGCAGGTGCTCCAGATGAAATCCAAGGCCAACAAAGATTCGCTGCTCATCATCGAGAATATTTATTACAACTATAACGACTGGCATATTCTTCCCGCCGCGGAAATCACACTCGAGAAAGTGGCTACTGTTATGAAGCGCGATCCCGGAATTACTATTGAGATCAGTTCACACACCGACTCACGAGGATCGGATAAAGCAAATCTTGATCTTTCTCAAAAACGTGCGCAGGCCGTTGTCGATTATCTCGTGAAAAGCGGGATCGATAAAAAAAGACTCGTTGCTATCGGTTATGGTGAATCGAAATTGCTCAATCGTTGTAGTAACGGTATCGATTGCACCGAGGAAGAACATGCGAAGAACAGGAGAACAGAATTCAAGATCAATAAGAAATAG